The Gracilinanus agilis isolate LMUSP501 unplaced genomic scaffold, AgileGrace unplaced_scaffold52631, whole genome shotgun sequence genome includes a region encoding these proteins:
- the LOC123255814 gene encoding splicing factor U2AF 65 kDa subunit-like: protein RDKENRHRKRSHSRSRSRDRKRRSRSRDRRNRDQRSASRDRRRRSKPLTRAAKEEHGGVIRSPRHEKKKKIRKYWDVPPPGFEHITPMQYKAMQAAGQIPATALLPTMTPDGLAVTPTPVPVVGSQMTRQARRLYVGNIPFGITEVLPLPPSLFPFPPHSL from the exons AGCGAGACAAGGAGAACCGGCATCGGAAGCGCAGCCATAGCAGGAGCCGAAGCCGAGACCGGAAGCGTCGGAGTCGCAGCCGGGACAGGCGCAATCGGGACCAGCGAAGTGCTTCTCGGGACCGGAGGCGGCGCAG caAACCGTTGACCAGAGCTGCTAAAGAGGAACATGGTGGAGTAAT TCGTTCTCCTCGTCacgagaagaaaaagaagatccGCAAATACTGGGATGTCCCGCCGCCTGGCTTTGAGCACATCACCCCCATGCAGTACAAAGCCATGCAAG CTGCCGGTCAGATTCCAGCCACTGCCCTTCTTCCCACTATGACCCCTGACGGCTTGGCAGTGACGCCTACACCTGTGCCCGTGGTTGGGAGCCAGATGACCCGGCAGGCCCGTCGACTCTATGTTGGCAACATCCCCTTTGGCATCACAGAGGTActgcccctccctccttccctcttcccattccctccccactccctgtaA